One region of Aminobacterium colombiense DSM 12261 genomic DNA includes:
- a CDS encoding sulfide/dihydroorotate dehydrogenase-like FAD/NAD-binding protein, with translation MYKIISKKLVVPKEFDVWVEAPRVARHVKPGQFVIIRTNPQGERVPLTVADYDREKGLIRMIFQTVGKTTAEFADMNVGDCLTDILGPLGTPSEIKNYGTVLMVGGGVGIAALFPIIRALKEAGNKVYTILGGRTKDLVIMKEECEKYSDELLITTDDGSAGKKGVVTDAMVELAERGVKIDQSWAIGPSIMMKFASLKAKELDIPMFVSLNPIMIDGTGMCGGCRVTIHDQIRFACVDGPEFDGWGVNWNEFMNRMRQYKDEEKMSLEKYKAEMGEE, from the coding sequence GTGTACAAAATAATATCAAAAAAGCTTGTCGTTCCCAAGGAGTTCGATGTATGGGTCGAGGCTCCGAGAGTGGCGCGGCATGTTAAGCCCGGGCAGTTCGTCATTATTCGCACGAACCCCCAGGGAGAGCGTGTCCCTCTCACCGTGGCAGACTATGACCGAGAGAAGGGTCTGATTAGAATGATTTTTCAGACCGTTGGAAAAACCACAGCTGAGTTCGCCGATATGAACGTGGGAGACTGTTTGACCGATATTCTTGGCCCTCTGGGGACGCCCAGCGAGATCAAAAATTACGGTACTGTTCTTATGGTCGGAGGCGGAGTTGGCATTGCAGCCCTTTTTCCCATTATCAGAGCGTTGAAGGAAGCCGGAAACAAGGTTTACACGATCCTTGGCGGAAGAACTAAAGATCTCGTCATTATGAAAGAAGAGTGTGAGAAATACTCAGATGAGCTTCTCATCACCACAGACGACGGATCTGCCGGTAAGAAGGGTGTCGTTACCGATGCTATGGTGGAGCTTGCTGAACGCGGAGTGAAAATTGACCAGTCATGGGCTATCGGACCCTCCATCATGATGAAATTCGCCTCATTGAAAGCGAAAGAGCTCGACATTCCCATGTTCGTGTCATTGAACCCAATCATGATCGATGGGACAGGTATGTGTGGCGGTTGCCGGGTAACCATTCATGACCAAATCAGATTCGCCTGTGTTGACGGACCAGAATTCGATGGCTGGGGCGTGAACTGGAACGAGTTTATGAACCGCATGCGACAGTACAAAGACGAAGAGAAAATGTCTTTGGAAAAATATAAGGCTGAAATGGGTGAAGAGTAA
- the gltA gene encoding NADPH-dependent glutamate synthase — MALDIAPKRLPVPEQSAEERIKNFNDVVIGYSIEEAVAESARCLQCKNAPCIKGCPVSIDIPGFLKAIKEKDLEKSWDIISQYTNLPAVCGRVCPQEKQCEGVCTVGRIKGYEPVSIGKMERFIADWKAEHGSKVAPKVPEQTKGNVAVVGSGPSSLTVAGDLAKMGYKVTVYEALHAAGGVLMYGIPEFRLPKAIVRREIDNIKALGVKIETNVAVGRSVTIEELQSHFDAVYIATGAGTPHFMGVPGTSLNGVYSASEYLTRINLMHGYEFPKYDTPTKESEKVVVVGGGNVAMDAARSALRLGAKSVQVVYRRSLEELPARIEEYHHAVEEGVIFNWLTNPVEYVGSETGNIVGVKCIRMELGEPDASGRRRPQEIKGSEFTIEADTIIEAIGQGPNKVLLSAFQELKLNKKGYIDADPETGQADPEWVFAGGDIVTGAATVILAMGAGKKAAEAIDKYITEKKAAGK; from the coding sequence ATGGCTTTAGATATTGCCCCGAAAAGACTTCCTGTTCCTGAGCAGTCCGCTGAGGAACGAATTAAGAATTTTAACGACGTTGTTATTGGCTATAGCATTGAAGAGGCAGTGGCCGAAAGTGCTCGGTGCCTTCAGTGCAAGAATGCACCCTGCATTAAAGGCTGCCCCGTCAGTATTGATATTCCCGGATTCCTGAAGGCCATTAAAGAAAAGGACCTTGAGAAATCATGGGACATTATCAGTCAGTATACGAACCTTCCTGCTGTCTGCGGCCGTGTTTGCCCCCAGGAAAAACAGTGTGAAGGTGTTTGTACTGTAGGGAGAATCAAAGGATACGAACCTGTTTCCATTGGCAAAATGGAGCGGTTTATAGCCGACTGGAAAGCAGAACATGGCAGCAAGGTCGCTCCTAAAGTTCCTGAGCAGACAAAGGGCAATGTGGCCGTTGTGGGATCAGGGCCTTCAAGCCTTACAGTAGCCGGAGACCTTGCCAAGATGGGCTACAAGGTTACAGTCTACGAAGCTCTTCACGCGGCTGGCGGCGTGCTGATGTACGGTATTCCCGAGTTCCGTCTTCCCAAAGCTATTGTGCGCAGGGAAATAGATAACATCAAGGCCCTTGGCGTGAAGATCGAGACTAACGTTGCCGTAGGACGAAGCGTCACCATCGAAGAGCTTCAGAGCCATTTCGATGCTGTTTACATCGCTACAGGAGCTGGAACTCCTCACTTTATGGGGGTTCCCGGAACCAGCTTGAATGGTGTCTATTCCGCAAGCGAGTATCTCACCCGAATAAACCTTATGCACGGATACGAGTTCCCCAAATATGACACCCCCACCAAAGAATCTGAAAAAGTGGTCGTTGTGGGCGGCGGAAACGTAGCCATGGATGCTGCCAGATCTGCTCTTCGCCTTGGAGCAAAGAGCGTTCAGGTTGTCTATCGCCGTTCCCTTGAAGAGCTCCCCGCTCGTATCGAAGAATATCACCATGCAGTGGAAGAAGGCGTGATTTTCAACTGGCTTACCAATCCTGTGGAGTATGTAGGAAGCGAGACTGGAAACATAGTTGGAGTGAAATGCATCCGCATGGAACTTGGCGAACCTGACGCATCTGGCCGCAGACGGCCTCAGGAAATCAAGGGCAGCGAGTTTACAATCGAAGCAGATACCATTATCGAAGCTATTGGGCAGGGCCCCAACAAAGTGCTGCTTAGTGCCTTCCAAGAGCTGAAGCTCAACAAAAAAGGTTACATTGACGCTGATCCCGAAACGGGCCAGGCAGATCCTGAATGGGTCTTCGCCGGCGGAGATATTGTAACAGGTGCCGCTACTGTCATTCTTGCCATGGGTGCAGGGAAGAAAGCTGCAGAAGCCATAGACAAGTACATTACAGAGAAGAAAGCTGCTGGCAAGTAA
- the fusA gene encoding elongation factor G — protein sequence MGTRKPEDIRSVAIAAHGGAGKTSLVEAILFSNGDINRMGNVVDGNTVADFGAEEQKRQISINTALVTLERNGKRLYLLDTPGFADFIGEMRSAMRVSDSALAVVSGLHGVEVQTGKAYEYAEDFSIPVAFVVSKLDRENSDYARTLDDIKKQLSDKAVPFFLPIGKEASFKGVVDILNQKAYEYVTDGSGSFKEISIPAEMVDEVSAARESLIESVVEADDEVMMMYLEGDEISHEEIVKVARKAIRERQIFPVLPASGTANIGVHQVLDFLGDMFPSPLESRPRQALKGDEVINIDPDPEAPFSALCFKIMVDPYVGKLSYIRVNSGHLSSDSSIYNVTREEEERISSFKAMRGKDGQDEKEIILGDIIAIPKLHSTQVGDTLGVKSTAYTFPPIKFPRPVYSVAVMAKSRADEDKLSNALHKILEEDPVLTFAKNPETGDNVLSGMGDMHIEILLSRIRERYGVELETRTPQVPYRETIRKTAEAQGKYKKQTGGRGQYGDVHIRYKPLERGAGFVFEDQVVGGAIPKGFIPAVEKGLREALVKGPLAGFPTVDFKAELFFGSYHDVDSSEMAFKIAASMSFKKGILEASPVLLEPIMLVEVVVPEDYLGDVMGDMNSRRGRILGIDSHGRLQVVRVQVPLSEMFKYAIVLRSMTSGRGTFTMEFDHYEEVPGDVSKKVIEEHKKEEEEE from the coding sequence ATGGGAACGCGCAAACCTGAAGACATTAGAAGTGTTGCCATTGCAGCTCACGGTGGGGCCGGAAAGACATCCCTTGTAGAAGCGATACTCTTCTCAAATGGCGACATAAACCGTATGGGGAATGTCGTAGACGGCAACACCGTCGCAGATTTTGGAGCAGAGGAGCAGAAGCGACAGATTTCCATTAATACTGCACTTGTTACATTGGAGCGGAACGGGAAAAGACTCTATCTTCTCGACACGCCAGGATTCGCTGATTTCATTGGTGAAATGCGTTCAGCTATGAGAGTCTCAGACTCTGCTTTGGCTGTAGTGAGCGGTCTCCATGGTGTAGAAGTCCAGACAGGAAAGGCCTACGAGTATGCTGAGGATTTTTCTATACCGGTTGCTTTCGTAGTAAGCAAGCTTGACCGTGAAAACTCGGACTATGCAAGAACTCTAGACGATATTAAAAAGCAGTTATCTGACAAGGCAGTCCCCTTTTTCCTCCCTATAGGGAAAGAAGCATCATTCAAGGGGGTTGTGGACATATTGAACCAGAAGGCCTATGAGTACGTTACAGATGGGTCAGGTTCATTCAAAGAGATTTCTATCCCTGCAGAGATGGTTGATGAAGTATCAGCTGCCAGGGAATCCCTAATAGAATCCGTTGTAGAAGCTGATGATGAAGTTATGATGATGTATCTCGAAGGAGACGAGATCTCTCATGAGGAAATCGTTAAAGTTGCAAGAAAAGCCATTCGAGAACGTCAGATTTTCCCGGTTCTCCCTGCGTCAGGGACAGCCAATATAGGTGTCCACCAAGTTCTCGATTTCCTGGGCGACATGTTTCCTTCCCCACTGGAATCACGCCCCCGCCAGGCTCTTAAGGGCGATGAAGTTATTAATATCGATCCTGATCCTGAAGCTCCTTTCTCAGCCCTGTGCTTCAAGATCATGGTCGACCCCTATGTAGGAAAACTTTCATATATCAGAGTTAATTCAGGACATCTATCCAGTGACAGCAGTATTTATAATGTTACTCGGGAGGAAGAGGAGCGTATCAGTTCCTTTAAGGCCATGAGGGGTAAAGATGGCCAGGATGAAAAAGAAATCATTCTCGGCGATATCATAGCCATTCCCAAGCTCCACAGCACACAGGTAGGGGATACGCTGGGAGTGAAGAGTACCGCTTATACCTTCCCCCCAATCAAGTTCCCTAGACCCGTCTATAGCGTTGCCGTTATGGCAAAGAGCAGGGCAGATGAAGATAAGCTTTCCAATGCACTCCACAAAATTCTGGAAGAGGACCCCGTTCTTACCTTCGCTAAGAACCCAGAGACAGGAGACAATGTCCTCTCCGGCATGGGTGATATGCATATTGAAATCCTCCTCTCCCGTATCCGTGAAAGATATGGAGTGGAACTTGAAACCAGAACACCTCAGGTTCCCTATAGAGAAACGATCAGAAAGACAGCAGAAGCCCAGGGAAAATATAAGAAACAGACTGGTGGACGGGGACAGTACGGCGATGTCCACATTCGCTACAAACCTCTCGAACGGGGTGCGGGATTTGTATTTGAAGACCAGGTAGTAGGCGGGGCCATCCCCAAGGGCTTTATCCCAGCTGTAGAAAAAGGATTGCGGGAAGCCCTGGTCAAAGGACCTCTGGCTGGATTCCCCACAGTAGACTTCAAAGCAGAGCTTTTCTTCGGGTCTTACCACGATGTAGACAGCTCTGAAATGGCCTTTAAGATAGCGGCTTCCATGTCATTCAAAAAAGGCATTCTTGAAGCCAGCCCTGTACTTCTTGAGCCCATTATGTTAGTTGAAGTCGTTGTTCCGGAAGATTACCTTGGCGACGTCATGGGAGACATGAACAGCCGCCGCGGACGAATTCTTGGAATCGACAGCCATGGCCGTCTGCAGGTGGTTCGAGTTCAGGTTCCCCTTTCTGAAATGTTTAAATACGCCATAGTGCTTCGGTCTATGACCTCCGGAAGAGGTACTTTTACAATGGAATTCGACCATTACGAAGAAGTACCTGGAGATGTTTCTAAGAAAGTTATTGAAGAGCATAAGAAAGAAGAAGAAGAGGAATAA
- the gatB gene encoding Asp-tRNA(Asn)/Glu-tRNA(Gln) amidotransferase subunit GatB, which translates to MADLTFKPVIGLEIHVQLATKSKLFCSCSTDYIGVAPNTNVCPACLGLPGSLPALNAKAVEYGVKAALALNCTINTATRFHRKNYFYADLPKAYQISQYDLPIAEKGYVDVSTEEGGSYRIGITRLHLEEDAGKLVHEASDGRLVGADQSFVDYNRGGIPLAEIVSEPDIRSAAEAKEYVTRLRQLVRYLGVSDGDMEKGSLRVDANISVKCSDGRWGNRAEIKNLNSLRALERALEYEIKRQSQLLAEGEEITQETRHWDDVEGVTRATRSKEEAHDYRYFPEPDLPPLILPEGYVEKVRNTLPELPWQKMERFMSSYELNETDAMILSEHMALADFYEACVEAGASPLRASNWVRTEVLRVMNEQKIDITEFPVDAAALAQLIAKVDDNKISTTAAREVFDTMAAKKVSLEEAMKICGVEEGGISGSDLEKMIRNILENNTDVVETIKSGQDKKGKKQKFLQGLIMKEARGQTDPREAASLLAKLLEE; encoded by the coding sequence ATGGCTGATTTAACTTTTAAACCTGTAATTGGTCTTGAGATCCACGTACAGCTTGCTACAAAGAGCAAACTCTTCTGCTCTTGCTCCACAGACTATATTGGAGTCGCCCCCAACACGAATGTGTGTCCAGCCTGTTTAGGCTTGCCAGGCAGCCTTCCAGCCCTTAATGCCAAAGCGGTAGAATACGGAGTTAAGGCAGCCTTGGCGCTGAACTGCACTATTAATACAGCTACGCGGTTCCATAGGAAGAATTATTTTTACGCGGATTTGCCCAAAGCCTATCAGATCAGCCAGTATGATCTCCCCATCGCTGAAAAAGGATATGTGGATGTTTCCACAGAAGAAGGGGGAAGTTACCGGATAGGCATCACGAGACTTCACCTTGAAGAGGACGCTGGAAAGCTTGTACATGAGGCATCAGACGGGCGTCTCGTAGGAGCCGATCAGTCTTTTGTGGATTACAACAGAGGCGGCATTCCCCTGGCAGAAATAGTTTCGGAGCCGGACATCCGGTCTGCGGCAGAAGCGAAGGAGTATGTAACACGCCTTCGCCAGCTTGTTCGGTACCTCGGCGTTTCTGATGGCGACATGGAAAAAGGGTCTTTGCGGGTGGATGCCAATATATCAGTCAAATGTTCCGATGGACGATGGGGGAACCGCGCAGAAATAAAGAACCTGAACTCCCTTCGAGCCCTTGAGCGAGCTCTCGAATATGAAATAAAACGACAGAGTCAGCTTTTGGCGGAGGGTGAGGAAATAACTCAGGAAACCCGTCACTGGGATGATGTGGAAGGCGTGACAAGGGCAACCCGAAGCAAAGAGGAAGCGCATGACTACCGCTATTTCCCTGAACCTGACCTTCCCCCTTTGATTCTTCCGGAAGGGTATGTTGAGAAAGTTAGAAACACGTTGCCTGAACTTCCATGGCAGAAGATGGAGCGTTTTATGTCTTCTTATGAGTTGAATGAAACCGATGCCATGATTCTTTCAGAGCATATGGCTCTTGCGGATTTTTATGAAGCTTGCGTCGAGGCCGGTGCAAGCCCCCTTCGAGCTTCTAACTGGGTTCGAACGGAAGTGCTGCGAGTCATGAACGAGCAAAAAATTGATATTACGGAATTTCCAGTAGATGCTGCTGCGCTTGCCCAACTTATCGCAAAAGTTGATGACAACAAAATTTCAACAACTGCTGCGAGAGAAGTTTTTGATACAATGGCGGCAAAGAAGGTCTCTCTTGAGGAAGCCATGAAAATCTGTGGAGTAGAGGAAGGGGGAATTTCTGGCTCCGATCTTGAGAAAATGATACGCAACATCCTTGAAAACAATACTGATGTGGTGGAAACCATCAAGAGCGGCCAGGATAAAAAGGGTAAAAAGCAGAAATTCCTTCAGGGACTCATTATGAAAGAAGCCCGAGGACAGACTGACCCCAGAGAAGCTGCTTCACTTTTGGCGAAACTTCTAGAAGAATAG
- the gatA gene encoding Asp-tRNA(Asn)/Glu-tRNA(Gln) amidotransferase subunit GatA encodes MKLYELSAAQITRGIHEGKFSASEVFLSCLARAEVLEPQISAMLTITEESGMAQAKAVDEAVASGKKLPPLAGVPFVVKDNMCTKGIPTTCASKMLMQWKPPYNATVIELLAEAGAVLMGKTNLDEFAMGGTTEHSVYGATSNPWKLDCVPGGSSGGSAASVSAGYVPFSLGSDTGGSIRQPAAFCGIYGFKPTYGLVSRRGLAAFASSLDQIGPFARTVEDLALVLNAISQKDELDSTCSCRPRPDYTKALNAESLKGRRVGVIKEIQEYAIDPEVRKAFDQTLKFCERQGAEIVEITLPTMVEYGLPCYYILALAEASSNLARFDGVRYGLSTDAESLLDLYTKTRAQGFGLEVKRRILVGTYVLSSGYYDAYYLVAQKARQLIKQEFVKAFGSVDTILLPTAPSPAFKKGELINDPIQMYMADIFTLPVNLAGLPALSLNAGFSADGRPLGVQFIGQWWDEEGLLSTASLHEKTFGCAPIAQGGVR; translated from the coding sequence ACTTTCCGCTGCCCAAATAACCCGAGGCATTCATGAGGGGAAATTCTCAGCCAGTGAGGTCTTTCTATCATGTTTGGCCAGGGCAGAGGTGCTAGAGCCTCAGATATCGGCTATGCTCACTATCACTGAAGAGTCAGGCATGGCCCAGGCCAAGGCTGTAGACGAAGCCGTGGCGTCGGGGAAAAAACTTCCTCCCCTTGCTGGAGTTCCTTTTGTAGTAAAGGACAACATGTGTACCAAGGGAATTCCAACCACCTGCGCCAGTAAAATGCTGATGCAGTGGAAACCTCCCTATAACGCGACAGTTATAGAATTGCTGGCCGAAGCTGGGGCAGTACTTATGGGAAAGACCAACCTCGACGAGTTTGCCATGGGGGGAACTACGGAACACTCTGTTTATGGTGCAACATCCAACCCATGGAAGCTTGACTGCGTCCCAGGCGGCAGTTCAGGCGGAAGCGCAGCTTCTGTTTCCGCAGGATATGTTCCTTTCAGCCTCGGAAGCGATACAGGCGGGTCTATTCGCCAACCAGCCGCTTTTTGCGGTATTTATGGCTTCAAGCCAACATACGGACTTGTAAGCCGACGGGGTCTTGCGGCTTTTGCTTCATCCCTCGACCAGATAGGTCCCTTTGCTCGGACAGTGGAGGATCTGGCCCTCGTACTCAATGCCATCTCTCAGAAAGATGAGCTTGACTCCACATGCAGTTGCCGTCCTCGTCCAGATTATACCAAGGCTCTCAATGCAGAGTCCCTCAAAGGGAGAAGGGTCGGCGTTATAAAAGAAATACAGGAGTATGCCATAGATCCCGAGGTCAGGAAGGCTTTTGATCAGACACTGAAGTTTTGCGAAAGGCAGGGGGCTGAAATTGTCGAGATCACACTTCCCACAATGGTGGAATACGGCTTGCCCTGTTATTACATTCTGGCACTGGCAGAAGCGAGTTCTAACCTGGCTCGCTTTGATGGAGTGCGGTATGGCTTGAGCACCGATGCAGAGTCTCTTCTCGATCTCTATACGAAGACCAGGGCCCAGGGATTTGGCCTTGAAGTCAAACGGCGTATTCTGGTGGGGACCTACGTGTTAAGTTCGGGATACTATGATGCCTACTACCTGGTGGCTCAGAAGGCCAGGCAGCTCATAAAACAGGAGTTTGTAAAAGCCTTTGGCTCCGTGGATACCATACTTCTTCCTACAGCGCCATCACCTGCCTTTAAAAAAGGAGAACTCATCAACGATCCTATCCAGATGTACATGGCCGATATCTTTACATTGCCAGTCAACCTGGCCGGACTTCCAGCCCTCTCTCTTAACGCAGGGTTCTCCGCTGACGGCCGGCCTCTTGGCGTACAGTTTATCGGCCAGTGGTGGGATGAAGAAGGGTTGCTGTCCACAGCTTCCCTGCACGAGAAAACCTTCGGTTGTGCACCTATTGCCCAGGGAGGTGTTCGCTAA